ATGCATTTTGACTTTCTCATACGGCATTGGATTTTCTAAATGAAGGAAGTCGTAAAAAGAAAGACCTTGAATTTGAAGCAAAGATGATGAAATAAGATCCATAATATACCATCTTCCAATATCTTCTACATGTCGCCTTTCATGTGTGGATTGGAGAAGTCCATGTGCCATCCAAAACATAATCAAATCAGTAACAGTGTATTCATAACCCTTTGGAAAACAAGAGCAGTATGAAAAACATTGCTTTAATATTGGTGACAAGTGATTATAGCTCCTTTTCAATGATGACAACAATCCACGGTCTTCTAGTTCCCAGATCTCTGCATCTTTTATATCTTGCCAATCCATTTCATGATGGTTACCGCATAGGAAGGAACCGAAAACTTCTGCAGCGAGGGGCAATCCTTCGCATTTTTCAACAATTTCTTTCCCAATTTGCTTGAGCCATGGATACTTgtcttcttcattctcttcttcgaATGCAAATTTTGCAAACACTTTCCAACATTCATCCTCAGAAAGTGGTTGTAACTCGATTATATGAGCATTCCTGTCAATAGAAGCAACATCCTTGCTACGAGTTGTCACTATAATTTTGCTGCCTTCTGATTTTGCGTCACTACCTGCCTCCAATAAGGAACTTATCAATTGAACCCATTTCTGGTAGTCTTGATTCCAAACATCGTCTAGCACCAGTAAGAATCTCTTACCATGTAACATTTCATTGAGAAGAGATACCATATGTTGCAAAGAAAAACCCTTATCATTATAAATTGAGGCAGCATTAATAATTTTTCGTATCAAGTTCCTTAAATCAAAATCATAAGAGACACACACCCACATTAACATATTAAATTGCTCCTTCACTCTATCATCATTATAAATCATTTGAGCAAGTGTAGTCTTTCCCAAACCTCCGATCCCAACAATCGATATCATATCAATGTTATTAGCATGTGATTGTTGTCTCATTAATAACTTTATAATCTCCTCTTTCTCTTCAAGTCTACCAACAGGCTTAAATCGGTCCCATGTATAAAGATTTTTTGCCGGTGTGAGTTCCCGAGTTGGAGTGTTGACATGTTCAATTATTCCCCTCTCTCTTCCTTGTGATAGTAGCTCATTTAACTTCTGTATCATGTCATGGATTCTGTTGGCTATCTTGATGCGAAATGCATCTGGATTCCTAAAGCATGAGAAGAATTGGAATATCTTTGTGTGGATGCTTCCATGCACTTTGACCAGTGCATTACGTTTTGCCTCATACTCTATTTCCTCAAAAATGAGTCTAGCATCATCAACTGCCTTTCTGACGTCCGTCCACCACATATTATCTGCATGCTTGTTCTCGGTGTcaaagagaaaggaagagagGACTCCCATTGATATTTGAAGTTCCTTCAATTCATCCTTAAGACCAAATATCAGAGCAATgtcttgaaaatattttgtttctaCATTGCCCAAAAGTGTTGTTATCATACTAGACACGTCAGCCATTAGAGAATCAGTGGAAAGAGcctagaaaaaaatataacattgaaAAGAAAGGTTAATGTATAAACaatataatatactataatttcaaaaatatatccTAATAAAACAAGTGGATAAGTGCGTGAGTTTTTACAAGCAGATAAGGCAAACGGGTTCTCAGGTCGTGTTCTGGTGTTGCTTTCTCCCATTCCCCGTGTTGTTGGGATCTTAGTGGGtagttaattattaaaaaaaaaaaggtttgaaGTGGATATTGAGAATGTGAAGTAGGAAATAGCAAGATACAAGGAGAGGTGGCATAAGAACTGTAACGAGAGAAGAGTGATGATGAGGGGGTACCAGAGCAAGTGTTTGAAATGAGGTCGTAGGATTAGTGTTTAAATGCTGGTCGCTCGATAATTAAACCACTGTAATCATCATCCTTTACTTCATGTCTCGCCTGTCTCAGCTCTTTTATTGAAATTagcatttaattattaaaagaaacatAAGTAATTCTATATCATTAGATGTCATCtcatactattaaaaatattaataatagttaatttatgGTTATACATCACAAATTCTGTTGActtcctaatattttttttaattattttttgttcttaaaattttttaaatatgaattAGAGTTTTTTTTTCAGTGGAGTTTTTATTATACTGATTTTGTAATTAGTtggttattattataaaaaatattagaattaataaaatatttttctgcaAATTAAAGGTAtctacttttaaaaatttaattcgaTCTTTGATTATATGTATTTTAGaaagaatattctattaattttaacgtttttaatacgaaaaatttctaattatagaattaaaaatagtataagaATCTAACTAAATTATAGATTTATTAAAActatataataaaaacaaaaaaaaaagtattaaaataGGAGTGTTACATATAGAATCAAAGTCCATACTCGAATTAATGCGTCAACAAGGACGTTCAGGTATTATTAAGAAGTGGAATATAAAGTCCATCTCGATTAGAGAGGAGAACAAAATAATCTTAATAAAGATGTGGAGATCTCTTCTTTTTGCATGTGTTTTGATTGATGAGAGTagaaactcttttttttataaaattttaaaaccatCAAAATCAAAACCAATTTTCTaagattaaatataataaaattaattttaactaattatataaaaacattttagtctttttcaaaataaaatttaatttttcaatataattaaataatctcAATTAATCCTAAAATgtacattttaatttatttacttacTAGTAGCGGTGTACTGTGTATATGGTCTAATCAggcacaaaaaattaaaatttagaaatggCTTGCTTGGTCAAACCTGTGGAAAAAAATAATCTAGATAGACAACTCAAACGTGTCTGAACCAGTGCTCGAGTCATCCGTTCCCGTCTGGTGAGGAAGTAAACTGAGTGAGGCAGGCGACAATTGAACATTTTCTcttgttaataattaaatcaagaaTGTTAAAAGCCTTTGCCAACTAAAGTGTTTGGTTATTAAACTAAGAATGATGACAATTTGGCTTTATCACTTTAGTATCGGCTCAGCCTAAGTATGCAAGTTGAACAAAACATATGACTTCTTAATACAAGGATAAGAATTGTTTTGGTTCCTAATATTGAGGGTCAGAATCGAAACCGTTCTcaacgtaattttttatttagaattattcttaacgttttttttcatattaaaattgtcatttttaataaaatttttaattttattcctaaattacccctattttaataaaaaaattataaaaaagaaaagaaaagactGGGGGAGGGGGAAAAGGAAAAGGGTACACGAAGGGGGGAGGAGAGGGAAAGGGAAAAGGAAGAGGGGGAACGGAAACGGAAAGGGGAAGAGGGAGAAGGGGGACGGCGTTGGCGAAGCTTGGAGTTGGCATCGCCGTCgctgaaagaaagaagaaaggagagaggGGTTGCGACgggggagaagagaagagggaaaggAGATGCGTCGGCGCTGCTAGGGCTCACTGCCGCCGTCGCGTCATCATCGAGAGACCACGCCGCTAAGCTGTCGCCGCCGATTCGCCCACGAGCTGTCGTCGGGGAAGCGCCAGTAGTTCTGCTGCGGCTTCTACATATGCTTCTTCTTCTAaatctgcttcttcttcttgcttcgGCTTCTGCTCCTTGCTTTGGCCTCTACTTTCTGCTTCTGCTTGAGTTTCTGCTTCTGGGACTGCTTTTgcttctacttttaattctgattttgatttgttattttctgattttattGTTGTTCTGTGTTGATTTGGTTGTTGaatttgtgttgatttcattgatGTTGTTATTCTTGGTGGTGGAGGTGCCGGTACTGACGGTGCTGGAGCTAAAGGTGCTGGTGGTGCtggagggtatttttgtccgaaaaaagttaaaaagacgattttaatacaaaaaacaTTCAGGATggttctaaataaaaaattacgttgGGGACAGTTTCGATCCTGACCCTCAACGTTagaaaccaaaacaatacttatccctacAAGTTATATCTCAAAGTTACTGAAAGATATTAACACTTCGAAAAGTCAAAgcaaaaatccaataaaaaataatacacttCATCCGTAGTCACCGCCAACACAAGTATGACTAAGCTTTAATTGttagaaaaattattattttaatatgaaataTTGTCTATATAAAAACACATATGCCTAATGTATTGAGTGTGTGATTCATAGAAATGAAATGAGTATGTTTTAAAGTGTTAGAAATTTTCTCCTCTATATTAGAGTGTTATAAGTGAATTTGAGAGTCAAAAATATAATAGTGTCATTTATGTGAGTAAATGATCCTAGGACCAATTACTTACACTTTTTTAATTAAGGCAATACGCGTCTCTCACTCACACTCTTCTTTCAATTGTTGGTTGATTACTCACCCACGACTGCCATCACCAACCTCAAGCCCTCAACGATATTCTTTTTTGTCGTCGTTTGTGGCTCTGTGTTATGTTGCTCTCCGCTTCATAATTTTGATCATGTGTCCTTAtattgatgatttgatttttaccgacaacaatttgaagataattACAGAATTCAGGGAGACTATGAAAAAATACTTTGAAATGACGGATATGAGCTTCATGTCTTATTTTCTTGGCATTGAAGTCGTTTAAAAAGATGATGTAATCTTCatttcaaggaagaaatatgcaaatgatattttgaaaaaaattcagATGGAGCATTCAAAAGCAGTTCCTACTCCAGTCGAAAAGAAGTTCAAGTTgctaagaaaagataaagaaagatCAGTACATTCCATATATTACAAAAGTTTGATTGAAATTCTGAGGTACTTAACTGCAACTAGATcagatattgtgtttggatttggTTTGCTTAATAGATTTATGAAGGAGCTTTGTACCAACCATTTGCCAGTaggaaaaagaattttttgatatattaaaGGTACTTTTATGAAAATACTAACAAAGTAAATCTTGTCGGTTACAATGATAGTGATTGGGCTGGAGatattaaaacaaaacaaaaaatacttcAGAGTTTGCatttcatcttggttctggTACAATTATATGGTCTTTGAAAAAACTAGAGTATCACTCTCTACAATAGAAGCAGAATATATAACTGCAACAAATTGTGCAACACAAGCAATTTGGTTGAGAAGAACTCTTgaagaattgaaagagaaacaaagtactccaataataatattttgtgataacaaatCAGCTATTACACTTTGTAAAAATCCAGTATTTCATAGAAGATCCAAGCATATTGATATTCGATTTCACAAAATTAGAGAGTTGGAGGATGAGAAAGAAGTTGTGATAGAATAATGtccaatagaaaaataaattgcaaatatatttataaagccATTAAAGACCGAACTATTTCACAAGTTGAAGAAGAtgttgaaaataattaattctgtAAGCTTGATTTAAAGgtgttaataattaaatcaagaaTGTTCAAGAGCCTTTGCCAACTAAAGtgtttgattattaaattaaaaatgatgaCAATTTCA
This sequence is a window from Arachis duranensis cultivar V14167 chromosome 2, aradu.V14167.gnm2.J7QH, whole genome shotgun sequence. Protein-coding genes within it:
- the LOC107473011 gene encoding putative disease resistance protein RGA1; translation: MADVSSMITTLLGNVETKYFQDIALIFGLKDELKELQISMGVLSSFLFDTENKHADNMWWTDVRKAVDDARLIFEEIEYEAKRNALVKVHGSIHTKIFQFFSCFRNPDAFRIKIANRIHDMIQKLNELLSQGRERGIIEHVNTPTRELTPAKNLYTWDRFKPVGRLEEKEEIIKLLMRQQSHANNIDMISIVGIGGLGKTTLAQMIYNDDRVKEQFNMLMWVCVSYDFDLRNLIRKIINAASIYNDKGFSLQHMVSLLNEMLHGKRFLLVLDDVWNQDYQKWVQLISSLLEAGSDAKSEGSKIIVTTRSKDVASIDRNAHIIELQPLSEDECWKVFAKFAFEEENEEDKYPWLKQIGKEIVEKCEGLPLAAEVFGSFLCGNHHEMDWQDIKDAEIWELEDRGLLSSLKRSYNHLSPILKQCFSYCSCFPKGYEYTVTDLIMFWMAHGLLQSTHERRHVEDIGRWYIMDLISSSLLQIQGLSFYDFLHLENPMPYEKVKMHGLLYGLAKSTMKELDETRTIVSPWLKEEWKWASKKFNSVKALHLQHMELKILPDDCFANMKLLRYLNLGDCILEKLPISICTLQNLQFLNLHRCYNLQELPKNMENLVSLQVLFLTVNAINLSSLNIGRFQQLKTLFLLDCVNLLSLPAAIGCLSTLRKLLIYGCDELMNFEDEDEEEKQHVEDHYLNLEVLEIVGSHKLEALPNWLKRAGKLESLRIAGTRIKSFPEWFPISSSLERLDIYSCPKLSSLPIAMDRLHLRHLEIVDCPKLWARYNKHTGPDVHKIYRGPHCKVDYYY